From a region of the Corythoichthys intestinalis isolate RoL2023-P3 chromosome 7, ASM3026506v1, whole genome shotgun sequence genome:
- the echdc2 gene encoding enoyl-CoA hydratase domain-containing protein 2, mitochondrial isoform X1, whose translation MQSLLLRGLSWSALACRLRARAPAVVAGFGGHPGGKGWYTKFGGGDLEVELKRLPGEDEGIVEVLMCRNKARNALGHVFVSQMRELVSMMATDSTVRVLLFRSLVPGVFCAGADLKERAVMNNQESDLFVHGLRSLMTQIALLPMPTIAAIDGVAVGGGLELALACDLRTAACSAQMGLIETTRGLLPGAGGSQRLPRAVGLALAKELIFTGRCVGGKAAAEMGLVNRVVQQDGTGEAAYAEALGLAREILPQAPIAVRMAKEAMIRGMEVDITSAMAIERMCYAQVIPTRDRREGMAAFIEKRPPRYIGE comes from the exons ATGCAGTCGCTGCTCCTCCGCGGCTTGTCATGGTCGGCACTCGCCTGTCGTCTGAGAGCCCGAGCACCGGCGGTTGTAGCCGGCTTCGGTGGCCATCCGGGCGGGAAAGGGTGGTACACTAAATTCGGAGGTGGCGACCTGGAGGTAGAATTAAAGAGACTGCCCGGGGAGGACGAAG GCATTGTGGAGGTGCTCATGTGCAGAAATAAGGCCCGGAACGCTTTGGGTCATGTGTTTGTGTCACAG ATGAGGGAGCTGGTGTCCATGATGGCCACGGATTCGACAGTGCGTGTGCTTCTCTTCAGGAGTTTGGTTCCTGGGGTGTTCTGTGCAG GCGCCGACCTGAAGGAAAGGGCTGTGATGAACAACCAGGAGTCTGATCTGTTTGTTCACGGTCTGCGATCCCTCATGACCCAGATAG CCTTGTTGCCCATGCCAACCATAGCGGCCATTGATGGTGTTGCAGTGGGAGGGGGACTGGAGTTGGCCTTGGCCTGTGATCTGCGCACTGCTG CGTGTTCCGCACAGATGGGCCTGATTGAGACGACGCGAGGGCTGCTCCCGGGGGCCG GGGGCAGTCAACGGCTACCTCGTGCTGTGGGCTTGGCCCTGGCCAAGGAGCTTATCTTCACAG GGAGATGCGTGGGAGGGAAGGCGGCTGCCGAGATGGGCCTGGTGAACAGAGTGGTGCAGCAGGACGGGACGGGTGAGGCGGCGTACGCGGAAGCGCTCGGCCTGGCCAGAGAGATCCTGCCCCAG GCCCCCATTGCTGTGCGGATGGCTAAAGAGGCAATGATCAGAGGCATGGAG GTTGACATCACTTCAGCAATGGCCATAGAGAGGATGTGCTACGCTCAG GTCATCCCGACGCGGGACAGGCGGGAGGGTATGGCAGCCTTCATAGAGAAGAGACCTCCGCGATATATTGGTGAATGA
- the echdc2 gene encoding enoyl-CoA hydratase domain-containing protein 2, mitochondrial isoform X2 yields the protein MCRNKARNALGHVFVSQMRELVSMMATDSTVRVLLFRSLVPGVFCAGADLKERAVMNNQESDLFVHGLRSLMTQIALLPMPTIAAIDGVAVGGGLELALACDLRTAACSAQMGLIETTRGLLPGAGGSQRLPRAVGLALAKELIFTGRCVGGKAAAEMGLVNRVVQQDGTGEAAYAEALGLAREILPQAPIAVRMAKEAMIRGMEVDITSAMAIERMCYAQVIPTRDRREGMAAFIEKRPPRYIGE from the exons ATGTGCAGAAATAAGGCCCGGAACGCTTTGGGTCATGTGTTTGTGTCACAG ATGAGGGAGCTGGTGTCCATGATGGCCACGGATTCGACAGTGCGTGTGCTTCTCTTCAGGAGTTTGGTTCCTGGGGTGTTCTGTGCAG GCGCCGACCTGAAGGAAAGGGCTGTGATGAACAACCAGGAGTCTGATCTGTTTGTTCACGGTCTGCGATCCCTCATGACCCAGATAG CCTTGTTGCCCATGCCAACCATAGCGGCCATTGATGGTGTTGCAGTGGGAGGGGGACTGGAGTTGGCCTTGGCCTGTGATCTGCGCACTGCTG CGTGTTCCGCACAGATGGGCCTGATTGAGACGACGCGAGGGCTGCTCCCGGGGGCCG GGGGCAGTCAACGGCTACCTCGTGCTGTGGGCTTGGCCCTGGCCAAGGAGCTTATCTTCACAG GGAGATGCGTGGGAGGGAAGGCGGCTGCCGAGATGGGCCTGGTGAACAGAGTGGTGCAGCAGGACGGGACGGGTGAGGCGGCGTACGCGGAAGCGCTCGGCCTGGCCAGAGAGATCCTGCCCCAG GCCCCCATTGCTGTGCGGATGGCTAAAGAGGCAATGATCAGAGGCATGGAG GTTGACATCACTTCAGCAATGGCCATAGAGAGGATGTGCTACGCTCAG GTCATCCCGACGCGGGACAGGCGGGAGGGTATGGCAGCCTTCATAGAGAAGAGACCTCCGCGATATATTGGTGAATGA